The Pseudomonas entomophila genome segment ATCTTCCTCGAGCCCAAGCGCCTGTACAACGGCCCGTTCGACGGCCACCACGACCGCCCGGTAACGCCGTGGTCCAAGCACCCGCACAGCGCGGTGCCCGATGGCTACTACAGCGTGCCGCTGGACAAGGCGGCGATCACCCGCCCCGGCAACGACGTCACCGTGCTGACCTACGGCACCACCGTGTATGTCTCGCAGGTGGCCGCCGAAGAGTCTGGCGTCGACGCCGAAGTCATCGACCTGCGCAGCCTGTGGCCACTGGACCTGGAGACCATCGTCGCATCGGTGAAAAAGACCGGCCGCTGCGTGGTCGTGCACGAGGCCACCCGCACCTGCGGTTTCGGCGCTGAACTGGTGTCGCTGGTCCAGGAGCACTGCTTCCATCACCTCGAGGCGCCGATCGAGCGCGTCACCGGTTGGGACACCCCCTACCCCCACGCACAGGAATGGGCCTACTTCCCCGGCCCTTCGCGGGTAGGCGCGGCATTGAAACGGGTCATGGAGGTCTGAATGGGCACGCACGTCATCAAGATGCCGGACATTGGCGAAGGCATCGCGCAGGTCGAGTTGGTGGAATGGTTCGTCAAGGTTGGCGATATGATCGCCGAGGACCAGGTGGTGGCCGATGTCATGACCGACAAGGCCACCGTGGAAATCCCTTCGCCGGTCAGCGGCAAGGTGCTGGCCCTGGGCGGCCAGCCAGGTGAAGTGATGGCGGTCGGCAGCGAGTTGATCCGCATCGAGGTCGAAGGCAGCGGCAACCATATCGACACGCCGCAAGCCAAGCCAGCCGAGCCGGCCCCCGCGCCAGTGAAGGCCGAAACCAAGCCCGAGGCGCGCCTCGAAACGCAGCCACAGGCAACCGCCAACCACACCGCCGCCCCCATCGTGCCGCGCGAGGCCCACGACAAACCGCTGGCCTCCCCCGCCGTGCGCAAGCGCGCCCTGGATGCCGGCATCGAGCTGCGCTATGTGCATGGCAGCGGCCCGGCCGGGCGCATCCTGCACGAAGACCTCGACGCCTTCATCAGCAAGCCGCAAACCAGCGCAGGCCAGGCGCCAGGCGGTTATGGCAAGCGCACCGACAGCGAACAGGTGCCGGTGATCGGCCTGCGCCGCAAGATCGCCCAGCGCATGCAGGATGCCAAGCGTCGTGTCGCCCACTTCAGCTACGTCGAGGAAATCGACGTCACCAACCTGGAGGCCCTGCGCCAGCAACTCAACGCCAAGCATGGTGACAGCCGCGGCAAGCTGACCCTGCTGCCATTCCTGGTCCGCGCGATGGTCGTCGCCCTGCGTGACTTCCCGCAGATCAACGCCACCTACGATGACGAAGCCCAGGTCATCACCCGCCACGGCGCGGTGCATGTGGGCATCGCCACGCAAGGTGACAACGGCCTGATGGTGCCGGTGCTGCGCCACGCCGAAGCCGGCAACCTGTGGAGCAACGCCAGCGAGATCGCCCGCGTCGCCCATGCCGCGCGCAACAACAAAGCCACCCGTGAAGAGCTGTCCGGTTCGACCATCACCCTGACCAGCCTCGGCGCACTGGGTGGCATCGTCAGCACCCCGGTGGTCAACACCCCGGAAGTGGCGATCGTCGGCGTCAACCGCATGGTCGAACGGCCGGTGGTGATCGACGGCCAGATCGTCGTGCGCAAGATGATGAACCTGTCCAGCTCGTTCGACCATCGCGTGGTCGACGGCATGGACGCCGCCCTGTTCATCCAGGCCGTGCGCGGCCTGCTGGAACAACCCGCCTGCCTGTTCGTGGAGTGATCATGCAACCGATTATCAACACCACCCTGCTGATCATCGGCGGCGGCCCCGGCGGCTACGTGGCCGCCATCCGCGCCGGGCAACTGGGCATCCCCACCGTGCTGGTCGAAGGCCAGGCGCTGGGCGGCACCTGCCTGAACATCGGCTGCATCCCCTCCAAGGCGCTGATCCATGTGGCCGAGCAGTTCCACCAGGCCAGCCGCTTCACCGAACCGTCGCCGCTGGGCATCAGCGTGGCGTCGCCGCGCCTGGACATCACCCGCAGCGTCGAGTGGAAGGACGGCATCGTCGACCGCCTCACCAGCGGCGTCGCCGCCCTGTTGAAGAAACACGGCGTGAAGGTGATCCACGGCTGGGCGAAGGTCCTCGACGGCAAGAGCGTCGAGGTCGATGGCCAACGCATCCAGTGCGAACACCTGCTGCTGGCGACGGGTTCGAGCAGCGTCGAACTGCCGATGCTACCCATCGGCGGGCCGGTCATCTCGTCCACCGAGGCCCTGGCGCCAAAGGCATTGCCCGAGCACCTGGTGGTGGTCGGTGGCGGCTACATCGGCCTGGAGCTGGGCATCGCCTACCGCAAGCTCGGCGCCAAGGTCAGCGTGGTGGAAGCGCGCGAGCGCATCCTGCCGACCTACGACGCCGAACTCACCGCACCGGTGGCGGACTCGATCAAGAAGCTCGGCATTGCGCTTTACCTGAGGCACAGCGTCGAGGGTTATACCGACGGCTGCCTGCTGGCCAGCGATGGCCAGGGTGGGCAACTGCGCCTGGAAGCTGACCAGGTACTGGTGGCCGTGGGCCGCCGCCCGCGCAGCAAAGGTTTCGGCCTGGAAAGCCTCGACCTGAAGATGAACGGCGCCGCCATCGCCATCGACGAACGCTGCCAGACCAGCATGCGCAACGTCTGGGCCATCGGCGACGTAGCCGGCGAACCGATGCTGGCGCACCGGGCCATGGCTCAGGGCGAGATGGTCGCCGAGATCATTGCCGGCAAGGCGCGGCGTTTCGAACCCAGCGCCATCGCCGCCGTGTGCTTCACCGATCCGGAAGTGGTGGTGGTCGGCCAGACCCCGGAGCAGGCCAGCCAGCAGGGCGTGGACTGCCTCGTCGCGCAATTCCCCTTCGCCGCCAACGGCCGGGCCATGAGCCTGGAGTCGAAAAGCGGTTTCGTGCGTGTGGTGGCCCGTCGTGACAACCACCTGATCCTGGGTTGGCAGGCTGTGGGCGTGGCAGTTTCGGAGCTGTCCACTGCCTTTGCTCAATCGCTGGAAATGGGCGCGCGCCTGGAAGACATCGCTGGCACCATCCACGCCCACCCGACCCTGGGCGAAGCCGTGCAGGAGGCCGCGCTGCGGGCCCTCGGCCACGCCCTGCACATCTAGACACTGAAGCGGCCCTGGCCGATTTGGCCCGCCGCGCCGCCAGGCGCCGCGGGCATTTTTTTGTTCGGCGCCCCTGCACCACATCAATGTGATTGCCGCTCGCGGCAATCCTGTGCCCCTGAAAGGCAAGCTTGTTCCCAGTGGCCGACTGGCGGAACAGACCAGGCGGCCTGTTTCACTCACCTGCCCGCACTGGCACAGCTTTTGCCCCTTTCGTCGCACAGTTTCGAACAATACAAGGAGAAGAGATGCTGATCACTCCAACCGGCCTGGGCTGGCAGCCCGCCCTGCCCCCCCAGAACCGCACCGGCAGCGACCAGGCGCCAGTCGCCTTCATGCCGTCGCTTCAGGTCGCAGCAACGGGCAACACCCTGGCGCAACAAAACAGCCAAGGTAGTGCCTCACAACAGAACGCCGAGGACAACCGCAAGGAAGCCTTCGCCAAGCTCATGGTCATGCTGCAGAACCCGGACGTTGCCGCGCGTCAGCAGGCCAGCGTTGGCAAGCAAGAGGAATCCACCGCTGTCCAGGACTTCCGCGACTACATGGCCAAGTCGCCGGAGGAGAAGATCAAGGAGAAGTTTCTCCAGGAGATGGGCTTGACGGAGGAAGAGTACAACGCGCTGCCAGCGGAACAGAAGGCGAGGATCGATGAACAGATCGCCCGACGTATCCAGGACAACGTGAAGGAGAAAGCCGAAGCCAAGCTCGAGCAGCAGGCACTGCGGGCCCAGGTTACGGGCAACCTGAACGGCGAACTGGCCACCATGCCAGTCCACGCGCGGGATGATGAAAGCTGAAAACAACCGAACGCTGAGTAACGGATAGTGGCCCGTCAACAGGCGGGCCGCACCGCTCAATAGAAACGCTTCGGGTCACCCGACTCGAGCAAGCTTGCCAACTGCGTCAGGGCAAAGCGCAATTCCTGCTGGCTGGTGGGTGACATCAGCACCACCCTCACCCCTCGCGGATCCCCACTACGCTCAACCTGGAACTGGCTGCCACTCATGACGATCACGCCATTGGCCCTGGCCAGCAAGGCGAATTCGTCGCTGCGCCACTGCTCCGGCAGGTTCAGCCAGACGTGGTAACCATGGGGTTGGCTGCGTAGCACACTCGAACCAAACACCTCGCTGGCAATCGCCTGGCGCGCGGCCGCTTCTGCCCGGTGCATGCGGATCAACTGGCTGTCGAGGCCTTCGCCGATGACATGGCTGGCCAACTGCGCGGTCAGTGGAGAAGGCATCCATACCGTGCTGCGCACCATGGAGGTCAAGCGCGACAGCAACTTCGGCGGGCTGTACAGGTAGCCGATGCGCAGGGCCGGCAGCACCGACTTGGACAGGCTGGTGAGGTAGATCGAGCGGTCCGGGGCGAAGGTGCTCAGCGGCCGGGTGCCGGCGTCAGTGGCCAGGAACCCGTAGATGTCATCGTCGAGCAGCAGGAAGTCGAACTCTTCGGCCAGCGCGGCAATCTGCGCCCGCCGGGCGTTGGACATGATCGCGGTAGTGGGGTTCTGGCAGGTCGCCACACAGACCAGCATCGCCGGTTTCTCGCGCTGGCAGATTTCCCGCAGGGCTTCGGGGATGATCCCCTCTTCGTCCATGGGTACGCCGCGCAAGCGCCGGCCAAGGCCGTGGGCCACCGAGATGATGCCCGGGTAGCACAGCGACTCGCACAACACCAAGTCACCAGCCTCGGTCAGGGCACTGATCGCTACCATCAGGCCATGCTGGGCGCCACTGGTGATGACCACCTGTTGCCACTGCGCACCCGGCAGCCAGTGGCGCAGCCACTGTGCACCGGCCTCGCGGTGCAAGGGGTGGCCGCCGTCGGGGGTGTAGTCGAGCGCCTGATCGAGATGACTGGCGTTGGCCAGTTCGACCAACGCGTTGCGCAGCCAGTACTGCAAGGTCTCGCCGTAGGGCTTGATGATCGACAGGTCGAGCTCTTCGGCTCGTGGCGAACTTGCCGTGGTGAACAAGGGCCGCTGCACGGGCTTGGCGGCGGAACGCTCGTCGGCCTTGTCGCTGATCCGGTCGAGCACATAGGTGCCACGGCCCACTTCGCCTTGCGCCAGCCCTCGGCGCGAGGCCTCGATGTAGGCACGGCTGATGGTGCCGGGGGTCACGTCCAGGGCGGCGGCCAGCTCACGCAGGGTTGGCAGGCGCTCCCCGCGCTTGAGCGTCCCGCTGGCGATGTCCCGGGCCAGCGCATCGGCGATGGACAGGTACATTGGCTGGTTGCTTTCGCTGATCTGAGGAACCCACATGAGACGGCTACCGAGTGGTAAATGATTGTATTTTGATCATATCACATGACTTGAGTCGATCCATTAAGCGATTCAAATTGTATCCAACGTGTGTGACGAGGCTCACAGGAGCGAATTTTCAGCTCTCTCAGTCCTCAAATATAACCTAGCAATTTCAATAACTTAATGAATTTCATGGTCAATCTTGCCCGTCAGTTCGGTGTTTTGTGCAGCGGTTTTAACATTGAGCCTATTGAAACAACTCAATGCATCGATATAGAGTCAATCAAGCTCGACTCAATCGAATCAATCAACCCTGACCCATCAATCCGGACGCACCATGGACACCATCAGAAAGGACTTTTCACTCTCAGCACTGGTCGCCGGCCTCATCGCGGTGATCATCTCCTACGCCGGCCCCTTGATCATCGTGTTCCAGGCTGCCCACCAGGCGCAGCTGAGCACCGAGGTCACCGCCTCGTGGATCTGGGCGATCTCCATCGGCAGCGGTCTGACCGGCTTGCTGCTGAGCTGGAAACTGCGGGTACCGGTGATCACCGCCTGGTCGACACCCGGCGCAGCCCTGCTGGTATCGATGCTGCCGACCGTATCCCTGGCACAGGCGGTGGGGGCCTATATCGTCGCCTCGCTGCTGATCACAGTGATCGCATTGAGCGGCGCTTTCGACCGCCTGATGAACCGCCTGCCCAAGGCCATCGCCGCCGCCATGCTGGCCGGCATCCTGTTCCGCTTCGGCGCCGAGCTGTTCAGCTCGATCCGCGTCCAGCCACTGCTGGTGCTGTCGATGCTGGTGGCCTATCTGGTGTTCAAGCGCCTTTCGCCGCGCTACGCGATCTTGTCGGTGCTGATCGTTGGATGCGCGCTGGCCGCCGGGCTGGGCCAACTGAACACCCAGGCCCTGGTACTGGAGATGACCGTACCGGTCTGGACAGCCCCGGAGTGGAACTGGCACGCCATCATCAACATCGGGCTGCCGCTGGCCCTGGTGTCACTTACCGGCCAGTCGGTACCTGGGATTGCCGTACTGCGCACCTCCGGCTACCAGACCCCGGCCCGCCCGATCGTATCGGTCACCGCGATCGGCTCGTTACTGATGGCGCCCTTCGCTTGCCACGGCGTCAACCTGGCAGCGATCACCGCGGCCATCTGCACCGGCCGTGAAGCCCACGAAAACCCGGACAAGCGCTACATCGCCGGGATCGCCTGCGGCGCCTTCTACCTGCTGATGGGCACCTTCGGCGCGACGCTGGCCTCGGTGTTTTCCGCGCTGCCCAGGGAGTTGATCGCCGCCCTCGCCGGCCTCGCCCTGTTCGGCGCCATCGCCACCGGCCTCGCCGGTGCAATGGCCGACGAGAAGCAGCGCGAGCCGGCCCTGATCACCTTCCTGGTCACCGCATCGGGGATGAGCTTCCTCGGCCTCGCCGCCGCCTTCTGGGGGTTGATCTTCGGCCTCGTCGCCCACTTCGCCCTGGGCTACAGCCGCCCAGGCAAGGCCAGCCAGCGCCAGGAGGCGCGCGCATCATGAGCCAGAGCTTCGACTTCGTGGTCATCGGGGGCGGCATCGCTGGCGTCTCGATCGCTTATCAACTGGCCGAACATGGTCGTGTCTGCCTACTGGAACGTGAACGCCAGCTGGCCTACCACACCACCGGGCGATCGGCGGCCATCTCCATGGAAAGCTATGGCAACCAGCATATCCGTGCATTGACCTGCGCTTCCCGGGGTTTCTTCGAAGCACCGCCGACCGGGCTGGCGAGCACACCTTTATGGTCGCCTCGCGGTGCACTGATCGTCGCCACCCATGAGCGCGAGGCACAGCTGCGCCAACGCTTCGAAGTGGTGCGCCAGCATGTGCCCGACGCACGTTGGGCAGATGCCGCCGAAGTAATGGCGCTCGCACCCTACCTGGCTCCAGGGCGCTGGAGCGCCGGCATCCATGAGCCGGGGGCCTTCGACCTCGATGTGCACGCCATCCACGGCGCCTACCTCACCGGCCTGCGCCAGCGTGGCGGCGAGGTACGCCGTGACTGCGAGCTGTTCGGCGCCCAGCACCGGGACGGGGTGTGGCGCCTGCTCTGCGGTGATGGCAGCACCTTGCACGCCCGGCTGATCGTCAATGCCGCCGGCAGCTGGGCGGACACCTGTGCCGAACGCTGCGAGGTGCCGGCGATCGGCCTGCAGGCCCTGCGCCGGACCGTGCTGGTCGTCGACCCCCATTGCGAGGTGCATGACACCCCTTACCTGGGCACCCTCGACGAAGACATCTTCATCAAGCCCGAGGCCGGTCGCCTAATCGTCTCCCCCTGTGACGAAACGCCCTCCGCGCCCTGCGACGCGCAGCCCGAGGAACTGGACCTGGCCATCACCCTCGATCGCCTGGAACAGACCACCCAGTTGCGCCCCAAGCGCATCGTCAACCGCTGGGCCGGCTTGCGCAATTTTGTCGCCGATCGCACCCCCGTGGTCGGCGCCGACCCGCAACAACCCGCCTTCGTCTGGCTCGCCGCCCTCGGCGGCTATGGCATCCAGACCGCACCGGCGCTGTCGCGCCTGTGCTGCCACAGCGCGCTGGGCCTGCCGATGCCGGCAGACCTCGCCGCACGCGGCCTCGACTACGCGCCGTTCTCCCCCGAGCGCTGCCGCACCCGGACCTTCGCCACGCGCCGCGTGACCGAGGTCGCCCAATTGCACTGATCCACCCACACAAAAACAAATGCCATCACAAGGAGTGAACACCATGCAAAGCACCGCCCACGCCAAGGCCAGCCAAACCCAGCCCTTCCTCACCGACGACAACGTCATCTATACCGACCAGGCGCCCTTCCCCCTGGGCACCTACTCCCAGGCCATCCGCGTCGGCGACACCGTGTACCTCTCAGCGCAGACACCGGTCGAGCCCAGCTCCAACGAAGTACTGGCCAAGGACTTCGAAGGCCAGTTGCGCCAGACCCTGGACAATCTCAAGGCCATGACCGAAGCCTGCGGCGGCAGCCTGGCCAATGTGGTCAAGGTCACCGCCTTCATCACCGACCTAAGCGAGTTCCCCACCCTCAACCGAGTGATGGAAGCCTACTTCAGCAAGCCCTACCCGGCCCGCACCACCGCCGGTGCCAGCGCCCTGGCCCGCGGCACCCTGGTGGCGATCGACGCGATCATGGCACTGCCACCGCGCTGACCTGCGCCTGCGGCGCCGTCATGTGGGCGGCGCCGCCTCCTCCTTCTCCCTCTTCTGCGCGAGGACACGCAATGGACCGTCTTTGCAGGCCCTTCGTTTTGCAATGCATCACCTGCGGCACCCGCTACGCGCCCTACCAAGTCGAATACTTCTGCCCTCATTGCCGTACCGATGGCGCCCTCGACACCCTCTACGACTATGACGCCGTGCGCCGGGAATGCGACCGCGACAGGCTGGCGACCCAGGCCGGGCTGGGCATGTGGCGCTACCGCGCGCTGCTGCCGCTGGGCAGCGAGCGCTATGTGCCACGGCTGCTGGTCGGCAGCACACCCCTGTACGAACGGCCTGGGCTGCTCGAGCCCGGTTCGGGCATGAAAGTCTGGGTCAAGGACGAGTCCCGCCAGCCCACCGGCTCGCTGAAGGACCGCGCCAGCGCCCTGGCGGTGGCCCTGGCCCTGGAAAGCGGTGCCAGCACCGTCGCGGTGGCGAGCACTGGCAACGCCGCGTCCGCACTCGCCGGCATGAGCGCCGAGCGTGGCCTGCGCAATGTGATCTTCATCCCCCGCACCACCCCGCGGGAAAAGCTGGCCCAGATGATCGGCTATGGCGCCGAGGTGATCCTGGTCGACGGCGCCTACGACGAAGCCTTCGAACAATGCCGCAACGCTTGCGAAAGCAATGGCTGGTACAACCGCACCACTGGCATCAACTCGTACATGACCGAAGGCAAGAAGACCGTCGCCTTCGAGATCTGCGAACAACTGGGCTGGCAAGTGCCCGACCTGGTCTTCGTGCCGGTCGGCAACGGCTGCATCCTCGGCGCGGTGCACAAAGGCTTCCAGGATTTGCTCAAGCTTGGTTGGATCGAGCGCATGCCACGGCTGATGGGCGTGCAGGCACGGGAAAGCAACTTCATGTACCGCGCCTGGGCCAGCGACACCCCCCTCGACCAGGTGGAAAGACGCCTACCAGCGAGCCTGGCAAGCAGCATCAACGTAGCCTTCCCCCGCGACCGCCTCAAGGCATTGCGTGCGGTACGCGACAGCGAAGGCGCATTCCTCTGCGTCGACGACAGCGCAATCGTCCAAGCCGCCTCACGCCTGGCGGCTCGCACCGGGATTTTCCCCGAGGCCGGTGCCGCCAGCAGCTATGCCGGCCTGCTGCAGTACGCCGAACAACACCCCGGCAGCCAAGAAAGCGCCGTACTGCTGATTACCGGCAGCGGCCTGAAAGACACCTCGATCTACCTGCCCTCCAGCCCCACCTCCTCCCCTGCGGCTGCCTGGCAAACCCCAGCAGCCGCCATTGCCTCATGAAGGGAACGCCATGAACCTGGAAACCTGTGACGCCAACATCGCCCGACTGATTTCCCGCGAACGCTTCCGCCAGGAAATCCACATAGAACTGATCGCCTCGGAGAACTACGTAAGCCCCGCAGTGCTCGAGGCCCAAGGCTCGGTGCTGACCAACAAATATGCCGAAGGCTACCCCGGCCGCCGATACTACGGCGGCTGCCAGGTGGTCGACGAGATCGAGTCGCTGGCCATCGAGCGCGCCTGCGCGCTGTTCGGCGCCGAGTACGCCAACGTCCAACCCCACTCTGGCTCCCAGGCCAACCAGGCGGCGATGCTGGCACTGCTGCAACCGGGAGACACCCTGCTCGGCATGGCCCTGGCCGACGGCGGCCACCTCACCCACGGGGCCAAGGTGAACTTCTCCGGCAAGTGGTTCAATGCCGTGACCTACGGCGTCAACTCCGAGAGCGAAACGCTCGACTACGAACAACTTGAGCGCCTGGCACGCACGCACCGCCCGAAATTGATCATCGCCGGGGCGTCGGCCTATGCGCGACACATCGACTTTGCCCGTTTCCGCGCCCTGTGCGACGAAGTCGGTGCCTACCTGATGGTCGACATGGCCCACTATGCCGGCCTGGTCGCCGCTGGGCTCTACCCGTCACCAGTGCCCTACGCCGACATCGTCACCTCCACCACCCACAAGACCCTGCGCGGGCCGCGTGGCGGGCTGATCCTGGCCCGTCAGGCGCATGCCGCCGCGCTCGACAAGGCGATCTTCCCGATGTACCAGGGCGGCCCGCTGATGCATGCGATCGCCGCCAAGGCCGTGGCTTTCCATGAAGCCAATACGGAGGACTTCCGCCGCTATCAGGCACAAGTGATCGAGAATGCCAGGGGCATGGCACAGGTGCTCACCGAGCGTGGCCTGCGTATTGTCTCCGGCGGTACCGACAGCCATATGTTCCTGGTCGACCTGCAACCCCTTGGGCTAGACGGCAAGGCCGCCGAGGCACTGCTGGAAAGCGCGCGCATCACCCTGAACAAGAACGCCATTCCCAACGACCCACAGGCGCCGACGATTACCAGCGGCATCCGCATCGGCACCCCGGCGATCACCACCCGAGGCATGGGGCTCGAGCAGGCCAAGTTGCTTGCACAACTGATCGCCAACCTGCTGCATGCGCCGGACGACACCGAAGTGCACAGCGAGGTGTGCCGCCAGGTGGACCGGTTGTGCGAGGCGTATCCCGTGTATCGCTGAAATCCGACAGCAGCCGACTCCGCGCCATGGCGCAAACGGCCAGGGGTCGGTTGTATCGTTGAGAGGTGTGGATGGATCGGATGGTGTCCCAGGCAGGATTTGAACCTGCAACCTTCCCCTTAGGAGGGGGATGCTCTATCCAATTGAGCTACTGAGACCCTGAGGCCGGCAACGAATACTGCGCGGCAGAGACGGCGAGCATGTTAACCAGCATGTAGCCATTTGTCATGCCTCAATCGGGCAATTTGCACGTCAGATTATTCTCAGGCAATTGGCCGAGTGCGCCGTGTTCACCCAGCAACCTCAGCAAGGCTTCGACGGCACTGGATAATGAAGCCGAATTGTCCAGCACATGCACTGAAGCATCATAAGCCTGCATACCCGCGCTGCGTGCCAACCGCAGCTCTATCTCTTCGTGGTTTTCCCGGCCTCGGGCCAGGAGTCGCTCACGCAGCACCTGCGGCGATACAGCCAGCCCCACCGCCAGCAAGTCGGGATAACGCTCACGCGCTTGCGCGAGGTATCCCCGCGAGCCATTGACCAACACCGACAACCCCTGATCAAGCCAGTCATCCACCTGGACCGGAATGCCATAGGAAAGCCCGTTGGCCTGCCACGACAAGGCGAATTCACCAGCCAGGCGCATCATTTCAAAACGTTCCGCGCTCACACCGACTGCGGCTTCACCTTTCGCCTCGGCCGAGCGGGTTATGACACGCCGGGCAATTTCAACACCTTGCGTAAGCAGTTGCTCGCGCGCGGCATCGATAAGGGAATCTTTCCCAGAGCCGGACGGTCCTATCAGGAAGATCAAGCGCCCCCTTGAGGGCGGTGTACCGCTTGCGTCATATTGCATAGCCACTATGCTCAATGTGAGGGGAACCCGCGCATTCTAGGCTTTTTCCCTGACCTTTGTTGCCAGTTACCAGATTTTGACGACAAAGGTCTGACACCTTGGCGATTCGGTGGATGTAAAACTTTTCAAACCAGTGCTCATTTCTGATAATTGGTACTGGCAAAAAGCCTTTATCCGGATCACTATTTGTCACAGAATTGACGCCAAGGAAACGGCGACCATGAGGCAAGATGAAGACCCAAAATCACATCACGGTTGAACATTTTGTCGTCGCCGCGGTCGTACTTCCACCGTGCGGCCAATTTGAGAACCGCTTCCCCTGAACCAGAACAACCGGTCAATTTATATGCGCCCAATGAAACAGGCTATCTATTCGAGCCGCACCGCTGACAAGTTCGTCGTCCGCCTGCCAGACGGTATGCGTGAGCGCATTGCCGAGGTAGCGCGCAACCACCACCGCAGCATGAACTCCGAAATCATTGCACGCCTGGAGCAGAGCCTTATCCAGGAAGGTGCGCTGGGTGACGAGCTGAGCATGCGCCTGGACAGCCCAGAGCTCAGCCTGCATGAACGCGAACTGCTGCAGCGCTTCCGCCAACTTTCTCATCGCCAGCAAAACGCGCTGGTCGCCCTCATCGCTCACGATGTGGAAATGGCCGCCGACGCGTCCTGATAAGCGATCTTTCAGCCGCACACAAAAAAGCCAGCGCAAGCTGGCTTTTTTGTGTGCGGTAGCTGTAGAAAAACCCATAACCCATTGATTTGACACGCCCCCTGTAGGAGCTTTAGCCGCGATCACCCGCGCAGCGGGTGCCGCACACCGCAGTGCCTGCATCGCGGCTAAAGCCGCTCCTACAGCAGGAACAGCGTCGCCAACCCCAGGAAGATGAAGAACCCGCCACTGTCGGTCACGGCGGTAATCATCACACTTGACCCCATGGCCGGATCACGCCCCAGGCGCGCCAGGGTCATCGGGATCAGCACGCCCATCAAGGCGGCCAGGAGCAGGTTCAAGGTCATCGCTCCCGTCATCACCAAGCCTAGCGACCAACTGCCATACAACCAGAATGCCACGACACCGATCACCCCACCCCAGATCAGGCCATTAAGCAGCGAAACCGCCAGTTCCTTGCGCATCAGGCGGCTGGTGTTGCCCGGCGAAACCTGGTCGAGCGCCATCGCCCGCACGATCATGGTGATAGTCTGGTTACCCGAGTTGCCGCCGATACCCGCAACGATCGGCATCAACGCCGCCAGTGCCACGAGTTTTTCGATCGACCCCTCGAACAGCCCGATCACCCGTGAGGCCACGAATGCCGTGATCAGGTTGATGGCCAACCAGGCCCAGCGGTTACGCAGCGAACGCCAGACGGACGCGAAGATATCTTCCTCTTCGCGCAGACCCGCCATGTTGAGCACTTCGCTTTCGCTTTCTTCACGGATCAGGTCGACCATCTCATCGATGGTCAGACGGCCGATCAGTCGCTCACTTTTGTCCACCACCGGAGCGGAAACCAGGTCATAACGCTCGAAAGCCAGAGCAGCGTCATAGGCATCTTCCTCAGGGTGGAAGACCACAGGGTCATTGGCCATGACCTCCGCGACCTTCTTGTCCGGGTCGTTGACCAGCAGCCGCTTGATCGGCAGTACACCCTTGAGCTTGCCGTCATAATCCACCACGAACAGTTTGTCGGTGTGCCCCGGCAGCTCCTTGAGCCGACGCAGGTAGCGCAGCACCACTTCAAGGCTGACGTCTTCGCGGATGGTGACCATCTCGAAGTCCATCAACGCACCGACCTGCTCCTCGTCGTAGCTCAGGGCCGAACGCACGCGTTCGCGCTGCTGGGCATCGAGGCTTTCCATCA includes the following:
- the mgtE gene encoding magnesium transporter codes for the protein MTEVEVKKAQESLQDRLAQVIELLQRQRVVEDLTHRQEGHHHDLVENLVHRQNLVELQRKLDDLHPADIAYILEALPLEDRLTVWQLVRSDRDGDILLEVSDAVRQTLIADMDDHELLAAAKEMDADELADLAPELPRDVVHELMESLDAQQRERVRSALSYDEEQVGALMDFEMVTIREDVSLEVVLRYLRRLKELPGHTDKLFVVDYDGKLKGVLPIKRLLVNDPDKKVAEVMANDPVVFHPEEDAYDAALAFERYDLVSAPVVDKSERLIGRLTIDEMVDLIREESESEVLNMAGLREEEDIFASVWRSLRNRWAWLAINLITAFVASRVIGLFEGSIEKLVALAALMPIVAGIGGNSGNQTITMIVRAMALDQVSPGNTSRLMRKELAVSLLNGLIWGGVIGVVAFWLYGSWSLGLVMTGAMTLNLLLAALMGVLIPMTLARLGRDPAMGSSVMITAVTDSGGFFIFLGLATLFLL